One segment of Ipomoea triloba cultivar NCNSP0323 chromosome 12, ASM357664v1 DNA contains the following:
- the LOC116000017 gene encoding CDGSH iron-sulfur domain-containing protein NEET: MASIGNCVFSLVRPATPSTATKPRRRMVAVRAESINPDIRKTEDKVVDSVVVTELAKPLTAYCRCWRSGTFPLCDGSHVKHNKATGDNVGPLLLKKQ; this comes from the exons ATGGCGAGCATTGGCAACTGTGTTTTTTCATTGGTTCGTCCGGCAACACCCTCCACGGCGACGAAGCCTCGGCGGCGAATGGTGGCGGTGAGAGCGGAATCCATAAACCCAGACATCAGAAAGACGGAAGACAAAGTAGTGGACTCCGTCGTCGTCACCGAACTCGCTAAGCCTCTCACTGCTTACTGCAG GTGTTGGAGGTCTGGGACTTTCCCATTGTGCGATGGAAGCCATGTGAAGCACAATAAAGCTACTGGAGATAACGTTGGACCGCTGCTGTTGAAGAAACAGTAA
- the LOC116000016 gene encoding uncharacterized protein LOC116000016: MGWHRRSTFALDAFRSLASKISSKNRVFESISGTKHYTSFESGFSRFSSPVFRSSKFQLGFQQNQHTSSPFLAQARRYYYVDRYQVRHFRPRGPHRWFQNPRIVFIVVVVGSGLAITIYAGNVETIPYTKRTHVVLLSRSLERELGENQFKQMKASFKGKILPAIHPESVRVRLIASDIIGALQRGLRKEQVWSDLQYTSEGVENNHGISGHETLSALTDSVHEGNWHREDEVLDDRWIEHSRKEGQQKGKESSTDHLEGLNWEVLVVNEPVVNAFCLPGGKIVVFTGLLDHFKSDIEIATILGHEVAHAVARHAAEGMTKHLWFAIIQLILYQLVMPDIVNTMSALLLRLPFSRRMEMEADYIGLLLMASAGYDPRLAPTVYEKLGRISGESALRDYLSTHPSGKKRAKLLAQAGVMDEALMIYREVQSGKGIEGFL; this comes from the exons ATGGGATGGCATAGAAGATCAACATTCGCACTCGATGCATTCAGGAGCTTAGCGTCAAAGATTTCATCCAAAAATCGAGTCTTCGAATCCATTTCAGGCACCAAACACTACACTTCTTTCGAATCTGGCTTCTCTCGTTTTTCCTCCCCTGTTTTCAGGAGctcaaaatttcaattagggtTTCAGCAGAATCAGCATACAAGCAGTCCTTTTCTTGCTCAGGCGAGGAGATATTACTATGTGGATCGGTACCAAGTCCGCCACTTTCGTCCCCGAGGGCCGCATCGCTGGTTTCAGAACCCAAGGATTGTGTTCATCGTTGTTGTGGTGGGTTCAGGGCTCGCCATCACGATTTACGCGGGGAATGTAGAGACTATACCTTATACAAAGCGCACTCATGTCGTGCTCTTGTCCAGAAGCCTCGAGAGGGAGCTTGGAGAGAATCAATTTAAGCAGATGAAAGCGAGTTTCAAGGGGAAAATCCTCCCCGCGATTCACCCGGAGAGTGTGAGAGTACGGTTGATAGCTAGCGACATAATTGGGGCTCTGCAGAGAGGATTGAGGAAGGAGCAGGTGTGGAGTGATCTTCAGTACACATCTGAGGGTGTGGAGAATAATCATGGCATTAGTGGGCACGAGACGTTGTCTGCTTTGACTGATAGTGTCCATGAGGGGAATTGGCATAGGGAGGATGAAGTTCTTGATGATAGGTGGATTGAGCACAGTAGGAAGGAGGGGCAGCAGAAAGGCAAAGAATCCTCCACTGACCATTTGGAGGGACTAAATTGGGAggttttagtggttaatgagcCTGTTGTTAATGCTTTTTGCTTGCCTGGTGGGAAGATTGTTGTGTTCACTGGTTTGCTTGATCATTTCAAGTCAGATATTGAGATTGCAACCATACTTGGCCATGAG GTTGCGCATGCTGTGGCTAGGCATGCTGCAGAAGGAATGACCAAACACTTGTGGTTTGCCATTATACAACTGATTCTTTATCAGTTGGTCATGCCTGATATTGTTAACACTATGTCAGCGCTTCTCCTAAGGCTTCCTTTCTCAAGAAG GATGGAGATGGAAGCAGACTACATCGGGCTTCTGTTGATGGCTTCTGCTGGATATGATCCTCGACTAGCCCCCACAGTGTACGAGAAGCTGGGAAGAATCTCGGGGGAGTCTGCTTTGAGAGATTACCTCTCGACTCACCCTTCCGGGAAGAAGAGAGCTAAGTTGTTGGCTCAGGCCGGAGTCATGGATGAAGCCCTCATGATTTACCGCGAAGTTCAGTCTGGAAAAGGTATAGAGGGATTCCTTTAG
- the LOC115999595 gene encoding alpha-L-fucosidase 1-like, with the protein MHQTSYLCQIIIFMLSQFFTLSNQLAIPPPLPILPLPSFSQLKWQQRELIMFFHFGVNTFTDREWGTGDENPAIFNPTSLDADQWVETAVQAGVSHVILTAKHHDGFCLWPSNYTAHSVVKSPWKNGRGDVVGELVNAAKARGVDVGLYLSPWDRHDRRYGVNKEYNEYYLGQLQELLNNYGSVREIWFDGAKDSDTPNMTYYFSDWFAMVKELQGTINILSDAGPDVRWVGNEQGFAGTTCWSTINRASLSIGSSTILDYLNTGDPKGTDWMPAECDVSIRPGWFWHKDEEPKSLDELLETYYNSVGRNCVLLLNVPPNKKGLISKIDVSRLKEFRHAIDTIFSTNLAKNCSIKASSRRGGAFGPKKMVDSDHLWTYWAPSDHDRGPYWIRLNATKRPVKFNVVRIQEAIGLGQRIAEHEIYVDGTKIVSGTTIGYKKLHRLEKGAVKVKSVMIKITGTRAAPLISSIGLHFDPFWHPDRD; encoded by the exons ATGCATCAAACTTCTTATTTGTGTCAAATCATCATCTTCATGCTCTCACAATTCTTCACACTCTCAAATCAACTAGCAATACCTCCTCCTTTGCCAATTCTCCCTTTGCCATCCTTCTCTCAACTCAAATGGCAACAAAGGGAACTCATCATGTTCTTCCACTTCGGCGTCAACACCTTCACTGACCGTGAATGGGGCACAGGCGACGAAAATCCGGCCATCTTCAACCCCACCTCTCTCGACGCCGACCAATGGGTCGAAACCGCCGTCCAGGCCGGCGTTTCCCACGTCATCCTCACCGCGAAACACCACGACGGGTTTTGTCTGTGGCCGTCTAATTACACCGCCCACTCCGTTGTCAAAAGTCCCTGGAAAAATGGCCGCGGCGACGTCGTTGGGGAGCTTGTTAACGCCGCTAAGGCTCGCGGCGTCGACGTCGGGCTGTACCTCTCGCCGTGGGATCGCCATGATCGCCGGTATGGCGTTAACAAAGAGTATAACGAATACTATTTGGGTCAACTACAAGAACTTCTCAACAA TTATGGGAGTGTGAGAGAGATATGGTTTGATGGAGCTAAGGATTCGGATACACCAAACATGACTTACTACTTCAGTGATTGGTTCGCCATGGTGAAGGAGTTGCAGGGAACAATAAACATACTTTCCGACGCCGGACCGGACGTGAGGTGGGTCGGAAATGAGCAAGGATTCGCCGGAACCACTTGCTGGTCCACCATTAATCGGGCCTCACTCTCAATTGGCAGTAGCACCATCCTTGA TTATCTCAACACTGGTGATCCTAAAGGGACTGATTGGATGCCGGCAGAGTGCGATGTTTCAATTCGACCCGGGTGGTTTTGGCAtaaagatgaagagccaaagtCTCTTGATGAGTTGCTTGAAACTTATTATAATTCCGTAGGAAGAAACTGCGTATTACTACTAAACGTGCCACCAAATAAAAAAGGGTTGATATCTAAAATCGATGTGTCACGACTGAAAGAGTTTAGGCATGCAATCGACACAATATTCTCCACGAATTTAGCCAAAAATTGTTCTATTAAAGCAAGTAGCCGAAGGGGAGGTGCATTTGGACCCAAGAAAATGGTAGACAGCGATCACTTGTGGACGTATTGGGCACCAAGTGACCATGATAGGGGACCTTATTGGATTCGGTTAAATGCAACAAAAAGACCGGTGAAATTTAACGTTGTTCGAATTCAAGAAGCGATTGGACTCGGTCAGAGAATTGCAGAACACGAAATTTACGTAGATGGAACAAAGATTGTAAGTGGTACTACGATAGGGTACAAGAAACTTCACAGGCTTGAGAAAGGGGCTGTGAAAGTTAAAAGTGTGATGATCAAGATAACTGGGACACGAGCAGCACCGTTGATTTCATCAATTGGCCTTCATTTTGATCCCTTTTGGCACCCAgatagagattaa
- the LOC116000015 gene encoding subtilisin-like protease SBT1.3: MERISVKSIFLFLSICLACTFANGSSPKKTYIVQMDKWAKPDVFTGYGQWYSSLIKSVVFQQEQERESAEEERVIYSYQTAFHGVSAQLTEDEVQRLQKQHGVLAVFPETIYKLHTTRSPMFLGLYKKEAENLWGEKLYSNNVVVGVLDTGIWPESPSFNDTGMAAVPGNWKGACETGRGFAKHHCNKKIVGARMFYHGYEAASGKIREVEEYKSPRDQDGHGTHTAATVAGSPVRQANLFGYAYGTARGMAPGARIAVYKVCWTGGCFSSDILSAVDRAVADGVNVLSISLGGGVSSYARDSLSIATFGAMEMGVFVSCSAGNGGPDPISLTNVSPWIATVGASTMDRDFPATVKLGTGKTITGASLYKGTRNLQKQYPLIYVGNSSSGPTPSSLCLEGTLDRRAVAGKIVICDRGISPRVQKGQVVKDAGGVGMILSNTAANGEELVADSHLLPAVAVGETAGNSIKNYVSGGRNPTATLAFLGTKTGIRPSPVVAAFSSRGPNFLTLEILKPDFVAPGVNILAAWTGDLGPSSLPTDQRRTNFNILSGTSMSCPHVSGIAALLKARHPDWSPAAIKSALMTTSYVHDNTFRSLKDAATRTNSTSYDHGAGHINPVKAANPGLIYDISPQDYFDFLCTQDLEPDQLAVFAKFSNRTCKHAISNPGDLNYPAISMIFPEDTRVSAVTIRRTVTNVGPPVSSYHVAITEFKGATVKLEPTRLNFTRKNQRLSYKITFTRKERQTAPEFGHMIWKDGNHKVRSPIIVTWLTPV, translated from the coding sequence ATGGAGAGAATCTCAGTGAAgtccatttttctcttcttgtCCATTTGCCTTGCCTGCACTTTCGCCAATGGCTCAAGCCCAAAGAAAACCTACATTGTCCAGATGGACAAATGGGCAAAGCCGGATGTATTCACCGGCTATGGCCAATGGTACTCGTCGCTGATAAAATCAGTAGTGTTCCAGCAAGAACAGGAAAGAGAGAGCGCCGAGGAGGAAAGGGTAATTTACAGTTACCAGACAGCTTTTCATGGAGTTTCTGCTCAGCTCACAGAAGATGAAGTTCAGAGACTTCAAAAACAACATGGCGTCTTAGCAGTTTTCCCTGAGACTATCTATAAACTGCACACGACAAGAAGTCCTATGTTTCTTGGGCTGTATAAAAAAGAAGCCGAGAATCTATGGGGGGAGAAATTGTACAGCAATAATGTGGTTGTCGGCGTGCTCGACACCGGGATTTGGCCGGAGAGTCCGAGTTTTAATGACACGGGAATGGCGGCGGTTCCGGGGAACTGGAAGGGCGCGTGTGAGACAGGACGAGGTTTCGCGAAACATCATTGTAATAAAAAGATTGTCGGCGCTAGAATGTTCTACCACGGCTATGAGGCGGCGTCCGGGAAGATTCGCGAGGTGGAGGAGTATAAATCGCCGCGAGATCAGGACGGGCACGGGACCCACACGGCCGCCACGGTGGCTGGGTCGCCGGTTCGCCAGGCGAATCTGTTCGGCTACGCTTACGGCACCGCTAGAGGGATGGCGCCCGGCGCGAGAATCGCGGTTTATAAAGTGTGTTGGACCGGCGGGTGCTTTAGTTCGGATATTCTCTCGGCCGTGGACCGGGCCGTGGCTGACGGCGTTAACGTTCTGTCAATTTCGTTAGGGGGAGGCGTTTCGTCTTATGCTAGGGACAGTTTATCCATAGCGACTTTTGGGGCTATGGAGATGGGCGTTTTCGTGTCGTGTTCGGCCGGTAACGGCGGACCGGATCCGATTAGTCTCACGAATGTTTCGCCGTGGATAGCCACGGTCGGGGCCAGCACCATGGACCGGGATTTTCCGGCCACGGTTAAGCTCGGAACGGGTAAAACCATAACCGGAGCTTCACTTTATAAAGGTACGAGGAATCTACAAAAACAGTATCCTTTAATTTACGTCGGAAACAGTTCGTCCGGTCCCACTCCCAGCTCGCTCTGCTTAGAAGGCACACTAGACCGCCGCGCCGTCGCCGGAAAAATTGTGATTTGCGACAGAGGGATTAGTCCGCGGGTTCAGAAAGGCCAAGTGGTCAAAGACGCGGGCGGAGTAGGAATGATTCTCTCAAACACCGCCGCGAACGGGGAGGAATTGGTGGCGGATAGTCACCTTCTCCCGGCAGTGGCCGTCGGCGAAACAGCCGGAAATTCAATCAAGAACTATGTTTCCGGTGGCCGGAATCCCACCGCCACGTTAGCATTCCTCGGGACCAAAACCGGAATCCGGCCGTCGCCGGTGGTGGCGGCGTTTTCATCCCGAGGCCCAAATTTCCTCACCCTGGAGATTCTAAAACCGGATTTCGTCGCCCCGGGAGTCAACATTCTCGCGGCCTGGACCGGCGATTTGGGACCGTCCAGTCTCCCGACAGATCAACGGCGGACAAATTTCAACATCTTATCCGGGACCTCCATGTCTTGCCCACACGTCAGCGGAATCGCCGCTCTGCTTAAAGCCCGACACCCGGATTGGAGCCCCGCCGCCATTAAATCAGCGCTCATGACAACCTCGTACGTTCACGACAACACATTCCGTTCCCTCAAGGACGCGGCGACAAGAACAAACTCAACCTCGTACGACCACGGCGCCGGCCACATAAACCCGGTAAAAGCCGCAAATCCCGGCCTAATCTACGACATCTCCCCGCAGGATTACTTCGATTTCCTCTGCACCCAAGATCTCGAGCCCGACCAGCTCGCCGTTTTCGCGAAATTCTCCAACCGGACCTGCAAACACGCGATTTCCAATCCCGGAGACTTGAACTATCCggccatctccatgatattcccGGAGGACACTCGGGTTTCGGCGGTGACCATTCGCCGGACCGTCACCAACGTCGGGCCTCCGGTCTCCAGTTACCACGTGGCAATCACGGAATTCAAAGGCGCCACTGTCAAACTTGAGCCCACAAGACTGAACTTCACGAGGAAAAACCAGAGATTGTCGTACAAGATAACTTTTACCAGAAAAGAGCGGCAAACGGCGCCAGAGTTTGGACACATGATTTGGAAAGATGGGAATCATAAGGTGAGAAGCCCGATCATAGTCACATGGCTTACGCCTGTATGA
- the LOC116000237 gene encoding receptor-like serine/threonine-protein kinase At4g25390 produces the protein MPSRDFPPSSSPPPPLHTQTHSLVAPLAGGIAAAASILLIFTFCFRKISRKRTVPSSDAESKPPHRFSYAALRRATSNFNPSLRLGQGGFGSVYSGTLKISGSQSDVAIAVKVMDSGSLQGEREFQNELLFAGKIESNYIVSIVGFSSDQRGRRMMLVYELMANGSLQDCLLHRKCSELKIWKNRFSIALDIAKGLEHLHHSCDPSVIHGDIKPSNILLDANFNAKIGDFGLARLKTEDHVEIEVRKEGSLGNGVEDNGSVIEETESVTTTVNGFEEFHGGGLEQSPESFVQIQASPETGMGVELSPEGPVVSPRTVAAMASPSEGLEKTSVSDANFDRFSVESSKEMSDKKGRMMMKKKSVSRNDWWWKQDTGGGESGPVKDYVMEWIGNEIKKERPRSEWIGQPSSSTVGATAKTEKKKHRKRLDWWVSLDDEKTAKMEKRRPAREWWKEEYCEELQRKKKKKKQQGQSSASDDCQSEYWPRDDEMYGDRKKKRSRSRGSKSSMDWWLDGISGDLWKARRNSYDSASGEIPKSGGISSTPSMRGTVCYAAPEYGITGDLSEKCDVYSYGVLLLVLIAGRRPLQVTGSPMSEFQRANLLSWARHLARVGKLLDLVDQSIESLNKEQALLCIKVALLCLQKSPARRPSMKEVVGVLSGELELPELPVELSPSPPSRFAYKSHRKAR, from the coding sequence ATGCCCTCACGTGATTTCCCCCCTTCTtcttcgccgccgccgccgctccACACTCAAACCCACAGCCTGGTGGCGCCGCTCGCCGGAGGAATAGCCGCCGCCGCTTCAATCCTCCTAATTTTCACTTTCTGCTTCCGCAAGATTTCCCGCAAGCGAACAGTCCCTTCGTCAGATGCAGAGTCAAAGCCGCCCCACCGATTCTCCTACGCCGCCCTACGCCGCGCCACTTCTAATTTTAACCCCTCTCTCCGCCTCGGACAAGGCGGGTTCGGGTCGGTCTATAGCGGCACTCTCAAGATATCCGGGTCCCAATCCGACGTGGCTATCGCCGTTAAGGTTATGGATTCGGGTTCTCTCCAAGGCGAGCGAGAGTTCCAGAACGAGCTACTCTTCGCCGGAAAAATTGAGTCAAACTACATCGTCTCCATCGTCGGATTCTCCTCCGATCAGCGGGGCCGCCGGATGATGCTAGTGTATGAGCTCATGGCCAACGGGAGCTTGCAAGACTGTCTTTTGCATCGTAAGTGTAGCGAATTAAAGATATGGAAAAATAGGTTTTCAATTGCGCTTGATATAGCTAAAGGGCTTGAACATTTGCATCATTCTTGTGACCCTTCGGTGATCCACGGGGATATTAAGCCCAGTAATATACTGTTAGATGCTAATTTTAATGCCAAAATTGGGGATTTTGGATTGGCCAGGTTGAAAACAGAGGATCATGTTGAAATTGAGGTGAGAAAGGAGGGTTCTTTAGGGAATGGGGTGGAGGATAATGGGTCAGTGATTGAGGAAACGGAGAGTGTGACCACCACGGTTAATGGATTTGAGGAGTTTCATGGAGGAGGATTGGAGCAATCCCCAGAAAGTTTTGTTCAGATTCAGGCCTCTCCTGAGACTGGGATGGGTGTGGAATTGTCTCCAGAGGGGCCTGTGGTTTCTCCGAGGACAGTGGCGGCCATGGCATCCCCGTCTGAGGGATTAGAAAAGACGAGTGTTTCGGATGCGAATTTTGATAGGTTTAGTGTGGAGAGCAGTAAAGAGATGAGTGATAAGAAGGGtaggatgatgatgaagaagaagagtgTTTCCAGGAATGATTGGTGGTGGAAACAAGATACTGGCGGGGGAGAGTCGGGGCCGGTGAAGGATTATGTAATGGAATGGATTGGAAATGAGATCAAGAAGGAGAGGCCGAGGAGTGAGTGGATAGGGCAGCCTTCGTCAAGTACTGTGGGGGCGACTGCCAAAACAGAAAAGAAGAAACATAGAAAGCGGTTAGATTGGTGGGTGTCGCTGGATGATGAAAAAACTGCGAAAATGGAGAAGAGGAGACCAGCTAGGGAATGGTGGAAGGAGGAGTACTGTGAGGAGCTtcaaaggaagaaaaagaagaagaaacaacaAGGGCAAAGCTCTGCTAGTGATGATTGCCAGAGTGAGTACTGGCCAAGGGACGATGAAATGTATGGtgataggaaaaagaaaaggagtaGGAGTAGGGGTAGCAAGAGTAGCATGGATTGGTGGTTGGATGGAATTAGCGGTGACCTATGGAAAGCTCGAAGAAATAGCTATGATTCTGCTAGCGGGGAGATACCTAAGAGTGGCGGTATCAGTAGCACACCTAGTATGAGAGGCACCGTGTGTTATGCTGCACCAGAGTATGGCATTACCGGGGATCTATCTGAAAAATGTGATGTTTATAGCTATGGAGTACTATTGTTAGTTCTCATTGCTGGGCGCCGACCACTTCAGGTAACAGGTTCACCAATGTCCGAATTCCAACGTGCCAATCTTCTTTCTTGGGCACGCCACCTTGCCCGGGTGGGAAAGCTTCTTGATCTGGTTGATCAGTCAATCGAGTCGTTGAATAAAGAACAAGCCTTGCTATGCATCAAGGTGGCTCTGCTCTGTCTGCAGAAGTCTCCCGCCCGCCGCCCATCAATGAAAGAAGTAGTAGGGGTGCTTTCAGGGGAGTTAGAACTTCCCGAACTACCAGTTGAACTTTCTCCATCACCTCCCTCTCGCTTTGCATACAAGTCCCACAGGAAAGCTCGGTGA